In Phycisphaerae bacterium RAS1, the genomic window CGCATCTGGGACCTGCGCGGCACCTACTTCTACTCCGACTATTGCGCCAACCACACGTTCGCGCTGCGCTACGACCTCATCGACGGCGTCACCAGCTTCGAGGACATCAGCCTCGAGATCGACCCGCCCGGATCGCTGCTGATTAACGCCATCACCTCGCACGGCGAAGACGCCGCGGGCGAAATCTACATCTGCGACCAGGGCGGCGAGATCTACAAGCTGATCCCCAACGGCCCGGTCGTCGGCGATTGCAACGCCGACGGCACCATCGACATCCTGGATATCAACCCCTTCGCGGACCTGATCGCCAACGCGTCCTACGACTACGTGGCGGACATCAATCTCGACAACGCCGACAACATCCTGGACATCAACCCGTTCGTCGCGCTGCTCGCGAACCCCTGCCCGTAGCCAGGGCCGTAGCGTCGGACCTCCGTGTCCGACGACGCACGAAAACCCCGTAGGGTCCGCTGTGCGGCCCCATTCGGCCACAGCTCGTAGGGTCCGCTGTGCGGACCCATTCGGCCGCAGGCGCTTTCTTGCGCCAAACGCGCGCGGATGCCCGCAGGCGCACTGTAAAGAAGCGCAAAGCCGTCCCTTGCGCTTCTTTTCTTCCCCGACCTTGTTGCCTTACGCGGCCCGCCGCAGAATCAGAGTGCGCGCTGTGATCGCGATCGGCGCCGCGGGAGATCGTCTCCCGCGGGCCGCTCGCACTTTGAAGTCCACGGAGACGGAGACACCACATGGATCGACTCGCGCGATTCTTCCTGCTCTCGGCGACGCTCGGATGCGCCGCAAGCGCACTGGCTCAGGGCCTGCCCCCCGTCCCCTTCCCGCCCCAGAACCCGCTCACCGAACCCAAACGCGTTCTGGGAAAAATCCTCTTCTGGGATGAACAGCTCTCCAGCGACAACACCGTCTCCTGCGGAACCTGTCACCGCCCCGGAACCGCCGGCGTCGACCCGCGCATCGGACGCCACCCGGGCCTCGACGCCGCCCTGAACACTGCCGACGACGTGCTCGGTTCTTTCGGCGTCATTCGCTCGGACGAGAACGGCGACTACGACAAGGACGTGCTTTTCGGCCTTCAGCCGCAGGTCACGCGGCGCGTCACGCCCGACGCCATCATGGCGATGTACGCCCCATCGACCTTCTGGGACGGCCGGGCCGGCCCGTCCTTCACCGATCCGCAGACCGGACAGGTGCTGATCCCCGTCGGCGGCGCGCTCGAAGCGCAGGCGCTGGCCCCGATCGCCAGCGACGTTGAGAAAGCGCACGAGGCGATCACGTGGACTGAAATCCTGGACAAGCTCGCCGCCGCCCGCCCGATGACGCTGGCGACCAACCTCCCCGCCGACATGGCCGCGGCCATCGCCGCCAATCCAACCTATCCCGAGCTGTTCGCGGCAGCGTTCGGCGACGGCGCCATCACGGCGGCCCGCATCGGCTTCGCGATCGCGACTTACGAGCGTACGCTGCTGCCCAACCAGACCCCGTGGGACAGCTTCATCGCCGGCAACCCGGGCGCCCTGACGCCCGGCCAGACGCAGGGCTGGAACTTCTTCCAGAACTCCCCCTGCTCGATCTGCCACGCCCCGCCGCAGTTCACGAACAACACCTTCCGCAACATCGGCCTGCGCCCGATCGCCGAGGACAACGGCCGCCAGGCTGTGACCAACAACCCGGCCGACCGCGGCCGCTTCAAGGTGCCCACGCTGCGCAACGTCGGCCTGAAGAACCGCTTCATGCACACCGGCCAACTCCCCGATCTGAACGCCGTGATCAACTTCTACGGCGCTGGCGCGGCCCAGTTCCCCGATAACCGCGATCCAATCATGCCGGTCGGCGTCCCGCCGCCGGTGCGCCCGGCGCTGATCGACTTCCTCTCGAACGGCCTGCGCGATCCGCGCGTCGCGGCCCAGACATTTCCGTTTGACCGGCCGACGCTGCACACGGAGCTTCCCGCCAATCCGCTGCTCACCGCCAACGGCTCCGCCGGCAGCGGCGGCATCGTGCCGGTGATGATCGCGGTCGTCCCGCCCAACGTCGGCAACAGCGATTTCAAGATCGGCGTGGATCGGGCGCTGGG contains:
- the ccp_1 gene encoding Cytochrome c551 peroxidase precursor — protein: MDRLARFFLLSATLGCAASALAQGLPPVPFPPQNPLTEPKRVLGKILFWDEQLSSDNTVSCGTCHRPGTAGVDPRIGRHPGLDAALNTADDVLGSFGVIRSDENGDYDKDVLFGLQPQVTRRVTPDAIMAMYAPSTFWDGRAGPSFTDPQTGQVLIPVGGALEAQALAPIASDVEKAHEAITWTEILDKLAAARPMTLATNLPADMAAAIAANPTYPELFAAAFGDGAITAARIGFAIATYERTLLPNQTPWDSFIAGNPGALTPGQTQGWNFFQNSPCSICHAPPQFTNNTFRNIGLRPIAEDNGRQAVTNNPADRGRFKVPTLRNVGLKNRFMHTGQLPDLNAVINFYGAGAAQFPDNRDPIMPVGVPPPVRPALIDFLSNGLRDPRVAAQTFPFDRPTLHTELPANPLLTANGSAGSGGIVPVMIAVVPPNVGNSDFKIGVDRALGGANAFVLISSNPPVNNVLIPNQTIGPIVLNGSGAGNGYGTFHWPIPADGGLNDNVVFMQWQIEDPAGAGGVARTRVAQLTLFCNNCPPTVGDMNCDGVVNILDVNPFILALEDPAGYAAQFPDCNINSGDVNNDGSVDILDINPLVSLIGG